A single region of the Pirellulales bacterium genome encodes:
- the leuD gene encoding 3-isopropylmalate dehydratase small subunit — protein sequence MQPFVKHTGLVASLDRSNVDTDQIIPKQFLKRIERTGFGQYLFFDWRLNQDGTENPDFELNRPELRGASVLLARRNFGCGSSREHAPWALADFGFRALIAPSFADIFYNNCFKNGLLPVRLPDDVVDELFRRAAEHSGYKLSIDLESCMVSDEYGWSTEFPIEPFRRHCLLNGLDDIGLTLAHEESISAYEQSHPALR from the coding sequence ATGCAGCCATTCGTAAAACACACTGGGCTGGTCGCATCGCTGGATCGCTCGAATGTCGACACCGATCAGATCATTCCCAAGCAGTTTCTCAAACGGATCGAACGGACCGGTTTCGGGCAATATCTGTTCTTCGATTGGCGATTGAATCAAGATGGGACGGAAAATCCCGATTTCGAATTGAATCGGCCGGAGCTGCGCGGCGCGAGCGTGCTACTGGCGCGGCGAAATTTCGGCTGCGGCTCGAGCCGCGAGCATGCTCCTTGGGCGCTGGCCGATTTCGGCTTTCGTGCGCTGATCGCGCCGAGTTTCGCCGATATTTTCTACAACAACTGTTTCAAGAACGGCCTATTGCCGGTCCGCCTGCCCGACGATGTGGTCGACGAACTATTCCGCCGCGCGGCCGAGCATTCCGGCTACAAACTTTCGATCGATCTTGAAAGCTGCATGGTCAGCGATGAATATGGATGGTCGACCGAGTTTCCGATCGAGCCATTTCGGCGGCATTGCCTGTTGAACGGTCTCGACGACATTGGCCTTACGCTGGCCCATGAAGAAAGCATCTCGGCCTACGAACAATCGCATCCGGCGCTAAGGTAA